The nucleotide sequence TGGAGGCTATTTAACAAGGCTGAATAAATGAAAATGTGTTGTGAGACAATAATCTTTTTTAGATGACGTAAGTCCATCATTTCATGTCAGCATTTGGATCGTAAGGGAAGTATGAAGATTAATTTTTATACAACAATTTTATTGTGTTAGGTTAGTAAGTTAATAATAGTGTTGCATGCAATCTTAGAAACGGCAAATTACATACTTTGGTTTTCGTGAGGCAGCAGAGATGGTTGTGTTTTGTTTGCTTTTGAAACAAAAGCCGTCTACCATTCGACGTGCGACACAAAAGAGTAGTAGTCGATTGTtacagatataaaaaaaattgttctgATTGAAGTGAGATGCAAACCAATAGTATCATAGCAGAGCAAATGTGGAAGTGAGATGCAAACCAATAGTATCAGAGCAGAGCAAATGTGGAAGTGAGATGCAAACCAATAGTATCAGAGCAGAGCAAATGTGGAAGTGAGATGCAAACCAATAGTATCAGAGCAGAGCAAATGTGGAAGTGAGATGCAAACCAATAGTATCAGAGCAGAGCAAATGTGGAAGTGAGATGCAAACCAATAGTATCAGAGCAGAGCAAATGTGGAAGTGAGATGCAAACCAATAGTATCAGAGCAGAGCAAATGTGGAAGTGAGATGCAAACCAATAGTATCAGAGCAGAGCAAATGTGGAAGTGAGATGCAAACCAATAGTATCAGAGCAGAGCAAATGTGGAAGTGAGATGTAAACCAATAGTATCAGAGCAGAGCAAATGTGGAAGTGAGATGCAAACCAATAGTATCAGAGCAGAGCAAATGTGGAAGTGAGATGCAAACCAATAGTATCAGAGCAGAGCAAATGTGGAAGTGAGATGCAAACCAATAGTATCAGAGCAGAGCAAATGTGGAAGTGAGATGCAAACCAATAGTATCAGAGCAGAGCAAATGTGGAAGTGAGATGCAAACCAATAGTATCAGAGCAGAGCAAATGTGGAAGTGAGATGCAAACCAATAGTATCAGAGCAGAGCAAATGTGGAAGTGAGATGTAAACCAATAGTATCAGAGCAGAGCAAATGTGGAAGTGAGATGCAAACCAATAGTATCAGAGCAGAGCAAATGTGGAAGTGAGATGCAAACCAATACTATCAGAGCAGAGCAAACGTGGAAGTGAGATGCAAACATTAACAAGTTTATtataccagagagagagagagagagttggaggGCATACGTACATTATTATATTAAGAAGGATTGCCTCCCATGGATGGATGACTTCACTTGggtcaacacacacacacacacttgcaAATCGATGAAGAAGACGGATGGACAAATATCCTTTGCCGGTTAGAGCTGCAACTTTGGACAGCCTTCATTCCAAATGTGAAAACGGGGCGATTGTTTGAGCCTCTCGGGAATGAATGACAGCATGGCGCAATCTCGTACAATCAGGTGTTTAAGAGATTTGAGTTCTGCCAACCAATCCGGCAAAGAGATCAAATTGTTGCATCGGATAATATACAAATGAGAAAGGTCCTCAAGATACTTGATACCCTGTGGTAAGCACCTCAGCTCTTCACACCCAGTTATCTCTAAGGCAGTGACATATTTAAGGTTCTGCCAACCTACAAATTCAGAGGTCAGCAACTTGTCATTATTCAACCATAGTGATAATGCAAGAAGCCTGCTTGATGGTCGCACATGAAATTCCTTGAATTTTGGACACTGGATTAGTATCAACCTAAGAAGCATCGGGAACATGTCACCTTCACCTTTTGCCTTGAGCCATCTCTCCAGCATAGGCATTTCTGAGAAAATGAGTGATTCCAATCTAGGAAATGTGTCACCATTACCATCACCGTAAAATGCatcatccactgcactaattgaaTCCATGCCACTTATCTCAACAGTCTCAAGCTTAGGTAGTTGTCCAAGCGGTGGTAGCctttcacatttctttagattgaCAAGCTTGATCTCTGTCAAATGCCACAGATTTTCTTTTTTGCACGCCATCCAGCTCGGAAGTTTCTTCCCCATATAAGAAAGTATTTCTAGATTCTTCAAAGCTAGGTTAGGCTGAAGGTGTTCCAGTACCTGCTCATCTAATAATACTATGTTAGTAACTAATGCAACTTCTATATCCCACCACTCCCAACTTAGTGTCGAACACTCGAGCAATATTTTATCCTCGAGCTTTAAGGCTCGAGCATCCTCCGCGCTTGATAGTCCATTAAGTGTTTTCAGACGAAGTTCTTTAAGATTTACTAAACTCTGCAACTCTAGGATGACACTTGAAAGACTATTAGTTGTAGTATGCATTGTTAACTTTTGGAGGTTAGTCAATTGCTCTATTCCATGAGGCAATTGAGTTAAGGACACACATTTGTCCACATTTAGCATTGTCAATTTTTTCATGCTGACTAAACCTTCAGGTAATTTCATGAATGATTGACAACCTTCGACATCTAACTCTTGTAAATTTGTAAGGGCGGTAATCGAATCAGGAAGCATTCGAAGCTTCTGACAGTAAGCTAGTTTTAAAATCAATAAATTCTTGAGTTTGTGGATCGATTTGGATAATTTCTGAAAGTTTTCACAATGAGTCAACTTTAAGATCTTCAAATTTTGAAGGTTGAAGATATATTTAGGAAGTGCTTGAATCTGAGTGTAGGAAAGGTTGAGGTATCTCAGGCTAACCAACTTGGCAATTGTATTAGGTAATTGTTGGATCCTACAATGTGATAAATGTAATATCCGTAAGTGTACCAGATTTATAAACATGGCTGCTGGGATCTCTTTGATTTGACACTTTTGATCGTTTTCAGCCATCTCTTCCTCCGTTTGCAAAATCAAAGTTCTTAGTCTCTTTGTGACCCCTGCTGATAAGGCGGTTGGAAACGTGAAGGAATCATCAGAATCGACAAGCAAGCATAGATGGCAACATTGTTTCGGGATTCTTATTGAATCTTGACCGATCCTTGTCCTCATATAGTAATCTGAATCCAACGTTGAAAATCGTAACTCAATTTCACGGATCAATCGATACATCTTCTCGGCATCAAATGATTGTTGTGGCATAAGGTCTTCAGCGATCATCATATGCATGTAGTCTTCCATTAAATAGCTACATGGATCTAAATTGCACAATGAGCCATAGAGTCGTAATCGTGCAAGTTTAGTTGAAAGATTTTGGAGGCTCATTAATTTAAAATGCTGATGGTGTCTAACATTTGAGTAAGGAGGCCAAACATCTGAGTGACAAGACAAATCATATGCTACTTCTTGCCATCGACTTACCTCAGCGTACCTGAATATTGAGCCCAACGTCTTTGCCAGTAAGGGAGAGCCCTTAATTGTTTTGTATTGTTGCTCCGCAAATTGAAGTAGCAAATTTATGGTACAAGTGTTCTCTTTGTCCTGCGCTGATCCAATGAATGTGTCTCGCATGACCAATTTTATCCAAGCATCCTCTGAGAGGCCAGCCAACATATACTCTTTGCACCCAAATATATTTCGATAAGAAGCAATATCTATACTCCAACTAGTATATTCGGTAGTGTATTTGGTGGTGATGATCACTACTGTACTTCCGATTCCACCCACATGCAATAGGTTGTGCTTTAGTTGATCCCACTTGTCTTTCAACCCCTCTTCCGTATAATCATAGTATACTTCATTCAAGATGAGCAAGTATCTTCTTTGGCCGAGCCGTTCATTCACGAGTAGCCAGATAGCTTGGTGCGATTGCAGATGGTCGCACGAGTCTCCCGTGATAGACCTTGCAAATTCTCTCCCGATGCTTAGTTGATCCCAAGATAAGTCGAAGGAAACGTCCACCCAGATTCGATGATGGAAATGTTGGCGCACCCAGGGGTGGTGGTAAATCATCCGAGCCAGGGTTGTCTTCCCCATGGATGGATATGATGGCAACGACCTTTCATCATGGATGACAATGACGAAGGGCTCACTGTTGCTAGATGATTGATTCTGCTGAAGAATCTCTACAATATTATCTCTGGCCTCATCTCTTCCCACCACTTCCTCTCCTAGGACATAGGAGTACTCTTCATCGCATGGATCCATGGCATCCATCATCTCCTTCCGGAGGTCCAAGGCAGACCCCCTAAGGACGAGCTCCTTCAACCTGAGCCCCATCTCCTTGAGCTCCTGCAGAATAGAAAGACGAAAAGCCACTCGGAAGGAGCGCAACAAGGGATTCGACGGTGCCGCTGCCCTCCCCGGCCACTCCAAGATCCGGTCGAGCAGGTTTTGGACGTCCGCAATGGCTGCACCCGCATCCGCCATCCACATCTCCACGTCCGGCTGCGTCCACGCCCGCATCGTCGCGTCCCGAATGACTGCATTGATGGCCCAAAGGTCAGGAATAATCTTCTCCAGATGATGTTGGATGCCTAGCTCCCGACATCGCTCCTTCATATCAAACGACGGCAGCAAATCCAAGAGTATGTGCCGCAAATCCACTGCCGCCATGCTTTCGCTCCGGCCTTTGATGTTTTGGTTGCGTGAGGTGGGGGTGAGAGCGCTAGAGATGTATATTGTGATTGATGATGAGCATCTATCTATACTTGGTTTGTTTATTGGATCACGATGATTCTTCTActtttattagtattattattattaatgttgTGGCTACTCTTTAAAGTGTATGCCACACCAACACACACTCTTGGAATCAATGCTAAGCCTCCTCTAAATAAAGCACTTTC is from Musa acuminata AAA Group cultivar baxijiao chromosome BXJ1-6, Cavendish_Baxijiao_AAA, whole genome shotgun sequence and encodes:
- the LOC135677604 gene encoding putative disease resistance protein RGA4; the encoded protein is MAAVDLRHILLDLLPSFDMKERCRELGIQHHLEKIIPDLWAINAVIRDATMRAWTQPDVEMWMADAGAAIADVQNLLDRILEWPGRAAAPSNPLLRSFRVAFRLSILQELKEMGLRLKELVLRGSALDLRKEMMDAMDPCDEEYSYVLGEEVVGRDEARDNIVEILQQNQSSSNSEPFVIVIHDERSLPSYPSMGKTTLARMIYHHPWVRQHFHHRIWVDVSFDLSWDQLSIGREFARSITGDSCDHLQSHQAIWLLVNERLGQRRYLLILNEVYYDYTEEGLKDKWDQLKHNLLHVGGIGSTVVIITTKYTTEYTSWSIDIASYRNIFGCKEYMLAGLSEDAWIKLVMRDTFIGSAQDKENTCTINLLLQFAEQQYKTIKGSPLLAKTLGSIFRYAEVSRWQEVAYDLSCHSDVWPPYSNVRHHQHFKLMSLQNLSTKLARLRLYGSLCNLDPCSYLMEDYMHMMIAEDLMPQQSFDAEKMYRLIREIELRFSTLDSDYYMRTRIGQDSIRIPKQCCHLCLLVDSDDSFTFPTALSAGVTKRLRTLILQTEEEMAENDQKCQIKEIPAAMFINLVHLRILHLSHCRIQQLPNTIAKLVSLRYLNLSYTQIQALPKYIFNLQNLKILKLTHCENFQKLSKSIHKLKNLLILKLAYCQKLRMLPDSITALTNLQELDVEGCQSFMKLPEGLVSMKKLTMLNVDKCVSLTQLPHGIEQLTNLQKLTMHTTTNSLSSVILELQSLVNLKELRLKTLNGLSSAEDARALKLEDKILLECSTLSWEWWDIEVALVTNIVLLDEQVLEHLQPNLALKNLEILSYMGKKLPSWMACKKENLWHLTEIKLVNLKKCERLPPLGQLPKLETVEISGMDSISAVDDAFYGDGNGDTFPRLESLIFSEMPMLERWLKAKGEGDMFPMLLRLILIQCPKFKEFHVRPSSRLLALSLWLNNDKLLTSEFVGWQNLKYVTALEITGCEELRCLPQGIKYLEDLSHLYIIRCNNLISLPDWLAELKSLKHLIVRDCAMLSFIPERLKQSPRFHIWNEGCPKLQL